Proteins found in one Myxococcaceae bacterium JPH2 genomic segment:
- a CDS encoding flagellar assembly protein T N-terminal domain-containing protein has protein sequence MSWKLSVLCVLLSCLAVAAEPTAPATVVKEATGEAAIVDGNREKAFTDARNAALREAVEQVAGVLVSSDTLTSNSQLLSDRVFTNSAGYVRKYEVLERKDEGGVTRVTVRAEVGTAELDKDLQAAQALVRRLGGSKLLIVLSEQSISPEKVITSSSVLTQVLTETFRKDGWRIIDPSFAAGKLEVSSGVSLTTPDKKIIQDLRVADYVISGTVTFRHEGVLGTTKELVKDVGYYPVAGEWELAVFATDSGTQLARLTDAFNSGNASTGQAPVTSYERTSFNIAKVRGAKIVAEVRKAVLEHLAQAEQNGNVVAMTVVGLPDYAAVRAFQKVLAQSVQGVRDVKAGEFAEGKARFDVTYLGGTDTLAESLGAATYQKRKVRVTAVSGNRLELTVAR, from the coding sequence ATGTCCTGGAAGCTCTCTGTCCTATGCGTGTTGCTGTCCTGCCTGGCCGTGGCCGCGGAACCCACGGCGCCCGCGACGGTGGTGAAGGAAGCGACGGGCGAGGCCGCCATCGTCGACGGCAACCGCGAGAAGGCCTTCACCGATGCGCGCAACGCGGCGCTCCGCGAAGCGGTGGAGCAGGTGGCGGGAGTGCTGGTGTCCTCGGACACGCTCACCTCGAACAGCCAGTTGCTCAGCGATCGCGTCTTCACGAACAGCGCGGGCTACGTGCGCAAGTACGAGGTCCTGGAGCGCAAGGACGAGGGCGGAGTGACGCGCGTCACGGTGCGCGCGGAGGTCGGCACCGCTGAACTCGACAAGGATCTCCAGGCCGCGCAGGCCCTGGTGCGAAGGCTCGGGGGCAGCAAGCTGCTCATCGTCTTGAGCGAGCAGTCCATCAGTCCCGAGAAGGTCATCACCAGCAGCTCCGTACTGACCCAGGTGCTCACCGAGACGTTTCGCAAGGACGGCTGGCGGATCATCGACCCCTCGTTCGCGGCCGGGAAACTGGAGGTGAGTTCAGGGGTCTCTCTGACGACGCCGGACAAGAAGATCATCCAGGACCTGCGCGTGGCGGACTACGTCATCTCGGGGACGGTGACGTTCCGGCATGAGGGCGTGCTCGGCACCACGAAGGAGCTGGTGAAGGACGTTGGCTATTACCCGGTGGCGGGCGAGTGGGAGCTGGCGGTGTTCGCCACGGACTCGGGCACGCAGCTCGCGCGGCTGACGGACGCGTTCAACAGCGGGAACGCCAGCACCGGACAGGCGCCCGTGACGTCGTATGAGCGGACGTCGTTCAACATCGCCAAGGTGCGCGGCGCCAAGATTGTCGCCGAGGTGCGCAAGGCGGTGCTGGAGCACCTCGCGCAGGCCGAGCAGAACGGGAACGTGGTGGCGATGACGGTGGTGGGGCTGCCGGACTACGCGGCGGTGCGCGCGTTCCAGAAGGTCCTCGCGCAGTCGGTTCAAGGCGTGCGAGACGTCAAGGCGGGCGAGTTCGCCGAGGGCAAGGCGCGCTTCGACGTGACGTACCTCGGTGGGACCGACACGCTGGCGGAGAGCCTGGGCGCGGCGACGTATCAGAAGCGGAAGGTGCGGGTGACGGCGGTGAGTGGCAATCGACTCGAGCTGACCGTGGCGCGATGA
- a CDS encoding PilZ domain-containing protein, producing MSEKRKSKRAPLDIYLNKYMGGVPYMARAADISQEGVSLSRLLEPQHHARRVGLQFQLPGSEEIIYAEGEVVRDWLETPRKADRSGVRFTLLTERHRRMIDDYVDSHNDEG from the coding sequence ATGAGCGAGAAGCGGAAGTCGAAGCGGGCGCCCCTCGACATCTATCTGAACAAGTACATGGGCGGCGTGCCGTACATGGCGCGCGCGGCGGACATCAGCCAGGAGGGCGTGAGCCTCTCGCGGCTGTTGGAGCCGCAGCACCACGCGCGTCGCGTGGGCCTCCAGTTCCAGCTCCCCGGCTCGGAGGAGATCATCTACGCCGAGGGCGAGGTGGTGCGGGACTGGCTGGAGACGCCGCGCAAGGCGGATCGCTCGGGCGTGCGCTTCACGCTGCTGACCGAGCGGCACCGTCGGATGATCGACGACTACGTCGATAGCCACAACGACGAGGGCTGA
- a CDS encoding FKBP-type peptidyl-prolyl cis-trans isomerase codes for MTALVLALGATGVQAQTAPAAKPAPKASKPDTGTKPSTTEAATSSAGLETEDQKTVYALGLSVGKDLSLFALSPAEVEVLHRGMQDGLNGATPAVKLEDYAPKIQALAKSRQAQVNANYLERAAKEPGATKLPSGVIYREVKAGQGKTPRATDTVKVHYRGTLVDGTEFDSSYGRGLPVEFPLNGVIPCWTQGVQKMKVGGKAKLTCPGSTAYGERPPQGSRIPPNAVLVFDVELVEIPGDTSAK; via the coding sequence ATGACGGCCCTGGTGCTCGCGCTCGGCGCGACGGGCGTCCAGGCCCAGACGGCTCCGGCCGCGAAGCCGGCCCCCAAGGCCAGCAAGCCCGATACGGGCACGAAGCCCTCGACGACCGAGGCCGCGACCTCGTCGGCCGGGCTGGAGACGGAGGACCAGAAGACCGTCTATGCCCTGGGCCTGTCGGTGGGGAAGGACCTGTCCCTGTTCGCCCTCTCCCCGGCCGAGGTGGAGGTCCTCCACCGGGGCATGCAGGACGGACTCAACGGCGCGACGCCCGCCGTGAAGCTGGAGGACTACGCGCCCAAGATCCAGGCGCTCGCGAAGTCGCGCCAGGCGCAGGTCAACGCGAACTACCTGGAGCGCGCGGCCAAGGAGCCGGGCGCGACGAAGCTGCCCTCGGGCGTCATCTACCGCGAGGTGAAGGCCGGCCAGGGCAAGACGCCGCGCGCCACCGACACCGTGAAGGTGCATTACCGCGGCACGCTGGTGGACGGCACCGAGTTTGACAGCTCCTACGGCCGTGGCCTGCCCGTCGAGTTCCCGCTCAACGGCGTCATCCCCTGCTGGACGCAGGGCGTGCAGAAGATGAAGGTGGGCGGCAAGGCCAAACTGACGTGCCCGGGCAGCACCGCCTACGGCGAGCGCCCGCCCCAGGGCTCGCGCATCCCGCCCAACGCCGTGCTCGTGTTCGACGTGGAGCTGGTGGAGATCCCCGGAGATACGTCCGCGAAGTAG
- a CDS encoding cold-shock protein, whose product MATGTVKWFNDAKGFGFITQDGGGEDVFCHHSAINMDGFRTLAEGQKVEFDVTRGPKGLQAQNVRAA is encoded by the coding sequence ATGGCGACTGGTACCGTGAAGTGGTTCAACGACGCGAAGGGCTTCGGCTTCATCACCCAGGACGGTGGCGGTGAGGACGTGTTCTGCCATCACTCGGCCATCAACATGGACGGGTTCCGCACCCTGGCCGAGGGCCAGAAGGTGGAGTTCGACGTGACCCGCGGCCCGAAGGGTCTGCAGGCGCAGAACGTTCGCGCGGCGTGA
- a CDS encoding M2 family metallopeptidase produces MTRPLTVQPRMRALLAVLALTALPSAAQETRVPRAPAAKATPEEAKKFVQSLNADLKRLWVKQSTAEWIKSTYITDDTERNAASVNEEVMAFTNTAIKASRRFDGLKLDPDTARMIHLLQVSQTLPAPADAGKRAQLAATAAKLEGLYGKGKYCGKDGKGTCRDLEELSDVMAKSRNYEELLDAWRGWHAISRPMRPLYEQLVTLSNEGAKDIGFNDLGTLWRSSYDMTPAEFEKDAQRLWGQVKPMYDELHCYVRGRLAKQYGEANVPAGKPIPAHLLGNMWAQEWNNIYPLVEPYPGQASLDVDGAMQAQGYDAQKMVKLGEKFFTSMGLKSLPPSFWERSQFTKPRDRDVVCHASAWDVSFDNDLRVKMCIKPTEEDLITIHHELGHNYYYTYYYQLPVLFQAGANDGFHEAIGDALTLSITPAYLQQLGLLKAVEKNDKNLINLQLKDALEKVAFLPFGLLVDQWRWDVFSGKVKPADYNKSWWAMREKYQGVSAPVARNEQDFDAGAKYHVPANVPYTRYFLARILQFQFHKALCEAAGYKGALHECSIYGNKEAGKRLQAMLEMGASKPWPDALYAMTGTRQMDATPMLEYFAPLRRWLQEQNQGQKCGW; encoded by the coding sequence ATGACCCGACCCCTCACTGTGCAGCCCCGGATGCGAGCGCTCCTGGCCGTCCTCGCGCTGACGGCCCTGCCGTCGGCGGCTCAGGAGACGCGTGTTCCGCGCGCTCCGGCCGCCAAGGCCACCCCCGAAGAGGCGAAGAAGTTCGTCCAGTCGCTGAACGCCGACCTCAAGCGGCTGTGGGTGAAGCAGTCGACCGCCGAGTGGATCAAGTCCACGTACATCACGGACGACACCGAGCGGAACGCCGCCTCCGTCAACGAGGAGGTCATGGCCTTCACCAACACCGCCATCAAGGCGTCCCGCCGCTTTGACGGGCTGAAGCTGGATCCGGACACCGCCCGGATGATCCACCTGCTCCAGGTGTCCCAGACGCTGCCGGCCCCGGCGGACGCGGGCAAGCGCGCGCAGCTCGCCGCCACGGCCGCGAAGCTGGAGGGCCTGTACGGCAAGGGCAAGTACTGCGGCAAGGACGGCAAGGGCACCTGCCGCGACCTGGAGGAGCTGTCCGATGTGATGGCCAAGAGCCGCAACTACGAGGAGCTGCTGGACGCGTGGCGCGGCTGGCACGCCATCTCGCGCCCCATGCGCCCGCTGTACGAGCAGCTCGTGACGCTCTCCAACGAGGGCGCCAAGGACATCGGCTTCAACGACCTGGGCACGCTCTGGCGCTCCAGCTACGACATGACGCCCGCGGAGTTCGAGAAGGACGCGCAGCGGCTCTGGGGCCAGGTCAAGCCCATGTACGACGAGCTGCACTGCTACGTGCGCGGCCGTCTGGCCAAGCAGTACGGCGAGGCCAACGTGCCCGCGGGCAAGCCGATCCCCGCGCACCTGCTCGGCAACATGTGGGCGCAGGAGTGGAACAACATCTACCCGCTCGTCGAGCCGTACCCCGGTCAGGCCAGCCTGGACGTGGATGGCGCCATGCAGGCGCAGGGCTATGACGCGCAGAAGATGGTGAAGCTCGGCGAGAAGTTCTTCACCTCGATGGGCCTCAAGTCGCTGCCGCCGTCGTTCTGGGAGCGCTCGCAGTTCACCAAGCCGCGCGACCGCGACGTCGTCTGTCACGCCAGCGCGTGGGACGTCTCGTTCGACAACGATCTGCGCGTGAAGATGTGCATCAAGCCCACCGAGGAGGATCTGATCACCATCCACCACGAACTGGGCCACAACTACTACTACACCTACTACTACCAGCTCCCGGTGCTCTTCCAGGCGGGCGCCAACGACGGCTTCCACGAGGCCATCGGTGACGCGCTCACGCTCTCCATCACCCCGGCCTACCTGCAGCAGCTCGGCCTGCTCAAGGCGGTGGAGAAGAACGACAAGAACCTCATCAACCTGCAGCTGAAGGACGCCCTCGAGAAGGTCGCGTTCCTGCCCTTCGGCCTGCTGGTGGATCAGTGGCGCTGGGACGTGTTCTCCGGGAAGGTGAAGCCGGCGGACTACAACAAGTCCTGGTGGGCGATGCGCGAGAAGTACCAGGGCGTCAGCGCCCCGGTGGCGCGCAACGAGCAGGACTTCGACGCGGGCGCCAAGTACCACGTGCCGGCCAACGTGCCGTACACGCGCTACTTCCTGGCGCGCATCCTCCAGTTCCAGTTCCACAAGGCGCTGTGCGAGGCGGCCGGCTACAAGGGCGCGCTCCACGAGTGCTCCATCTACGGGAACAAGGAGGCCGGAAAGCGGCTGCAGGCCATGCTCGAGATGGGCGCCAGCAAGCCGTGGCCCGACGCGCTCTACGCCATGACGGGCACGCGGCAGATGGATGCCACCCCGATGCTCGAGTACTTCGCGCCGCTGCGCCGCTGGCTCCAGGAGCAGAACCAGGGCCAGAAGTGTGGCTGGTGA
- a CDS encoding DUF3105 domain-containing protein, with protein MLRSPFALALLAAPLLACGSTTPQPEPEPQDCSRFTITTSEPASANHVATCISTGCGNGEEPPNAGPHCPTWLSCREYTEEQPRCSWLHNLEHGHAVFLYNCPEGCPDEVAKLREAQAQALAGSNGVHRALIAPDPRLPKRVAALLWRHTYLADSADPEALRCLLKLQDVDANEPGLACSP; from the coding sequence ATGCTCCGCTCGCCCTTCGCGCTCGCCCTGCTCGCCGCCCCGCTGCTCGCTTGTGGCTCCACCACGCCGCAGCCAGAGCCCGAGCCGCAGGACTGCAGCCGCTTCACCATCACCACGTCCGAGCCCGCCTCCGCGAACCACGTCGCGACGTGCATCAGCACCGGGTGCGGCAACGGCGAGGAGCCGCCCAACGCCGGCCCCCACTGCCCCACCTGGCTGTCCTGCCGCGAGTACACCGAGGAGCAGCCGCGCTGCTCGTGGCTCCACAACCTGGAGCATGGGCACGCGGTGTTCCTCTACAACTGCCCGGAAGGTTGCCCCGACGAGGTCGCCAAGCTGCGCGAGGCCCAGGCCCAGGCACTGGCGGGCTCCAACGGCGTGCACCGGGCCCTCATCGCGCCGGATCCCCGCCTCCCCAAGCGCGTGGCGGCCCTGCTCTGGCGGCACACCTATCTCGCGGACTCCGCCGACCCCGAGGCCCTGCGCTGCCTCTTGAAACTGCAGGACGTGGACGCCAACGAGCCTGGCCTGGCGTGCTCCCCCTGA
- a CDS encoding DUF1624 domain-containing protein, protein MIQCHTLALLTPELRRSAWTGRLLKLDGLVAPAFIFSAGFALALVMVRSAADGVLRERVPRNLRRIGEVLVVATLVNWAWFPLLREPKWILRMDILQCVGVCLLLVLPVAAGLAFRPRVLGAVAFLLAMVAFALAPLGDIAPEPWASFLRKSSWAPFPLLPWVGFAWLGAFAGTAAGAWGRAGLARALVFLVGLGIVGTLAARPLYALYPAHRFFVANPSNSAARWAWVCAALLVLVWLETKRASDAPPSRSRRFIEVFGTSSLSAYFFHQMLLFYRTAGVFSFQRFWGDRSGWLLYTGLTLAIIVLTYLLCRAYDWLERAVKQGFGSVRKHLRPRTPASSQ, encoded by the coding sequence ATGATCCAATGCCATACGCTGGCGCTGCTCACGCCCGAGCTGCGCCGAAGCGCGTGGACCGGCCGGCTGTTGAAGCTGGATGGGCTGGTGGCGCCCGCGTTCATCTTCTCCGCGGGCTTCGCGCTGGCGCTGGTGATGGTGCGCAGCGCGGCCGATGGCGTCCTGCGCGAGCGCGTGCCCCGCAACCTGCGCCGCATCGGCGAGGTGCTCGTGGTGGCCACGCTGGTCAACTGGGCCTGGTTCCCGCTGCTGCGCGAGCCGAAGTGGATCCTCCGCATGGACATCCTCCAGTGCGTGGGCGTGTGTCTGCTGCTCGTGCTGCCCGTGGCCGCGGGGCTCGCGTTCCGTCCCCGGGTGTTGGGCGCGGTGGCGTTCCTCTTGGCCATGGTCGCGTTCGCGCTCGCGCCCCTGGGGGACATCGCGCCTGAGCCGTGGGCGTCCTTCCTGCGCAAGTCCTCGTGGGCGCCCTTCCCGCTGCTGCCGTGGGTGGGCTTCGCGTGGCTCGGTGCCTTCGCGGGGACCGCGGCGGGCGCGTGGGGTCGCGCGGGGCTGGCTCGCGCGCTCGTGTTCCTGGTGGGGCTGGGCATCGTGGGGACGCTGGCCGCGCGTCCGCTCTATGCGCTGTATCCCGCGCACCGGTTCTTCGTGGCCAACCCGTCCAACTCGGCGGCGCGCTGGGCGTGGGTCTGCGCCGCGCTGCTCGTCCTTGTGTGGCTGGAGACGAAGCGGGCCTCGGATGCGCCGCCGAGTCGCTCGCGGCGCTTCATCGAGGTGTTCGGGACGTCGTCCCTCTCCGCGTACTTCTTCCACCAGATGCTGCTGTTCTACCGGACAGCGGGCGTCTTCTCGTTCCAGCGCTTCTGGGGCGACCGCAGCGGCTGGCTCCTCTACACGGGGCTGACGCTCGCGATCATCGTGCTCACGTACCTGCTGTGCCGGGCCTATGACTGGCTGGAGCGCGCGGTGAAGCAGGGCTTCGGGAGCGTGCGCAAGCACCTGCGCCCCCGAACCCCCGCCTCGTCCCAGTGA
- a CDS encoding VOC family protein yields the protein MQTTRPFRILGVQQVAIGGLDKGGLRKLWVDMLGLHPHGTYRSERENVDEDIVIAGAGPFKVEVDLMQPIQPDGKPRVHDPALNHVGLWVDDLAVAVKWLESQGMRFTPGGIRKGAAGFDVCFIHPKGNEQFPLGGEGVLIELVQAPPEVIRAFEQASAQP from the coding sequence ATGCAGACGACACGGCCATTTCGCATCCTGGGCGTTCAGCAGGTCGCCATCGGCGGGCTCGACAAGGGCGGGCTCCGCAAGCTGTGGGTGGACATGCTGGGCCTCCATCCCCACGGCACCTACCGCAGCGAGCGCGAGAACGTGGACGAGGACATCGTCATCGCGGGGGCAGGGCCCTTCAAGGTCGAGGTGGACCTCATGCAGCCCATCCAGCCGGATGGGAAGCCGCGCGTGCACGACCCCGCGCTCAACCACGTGGGCCTCTGGGTGGATGACCTCGCCGTCGCGGTGAAGTGGCTGGAGTCGCAGGGCATGCGCTTCACGCCGGGCGGCATCCGCAAGGGCGCGGCGGGCTTCGACGTGTGCTTCATCCACCCGAAGGGGAACGAGCAGTTCCCGCTCGGCGGCGAGGGCGTGCTGATCGAGCTGGTGCAGGCCCCGCCCGAGGTCATCCGCGCCTTCGAGCAGGCCTCGGCGCAGCCGTAG
- a CDS encoding von Willebrand factor type A domain-containing protein, whose protein sequence is MSSTFQKRRATRWGCAILAASLLSSCSSQLAPVESKTAPRVSNGSLSSTGPATPKPEGASAEADDAPQATGAIAQPSTPPPPPAPKDVAPAAEAVMVMRSSGAPAPSAARREAPSKKVPASEKFMQDKDGDARASAGGNTFEAYKPNAFTETAKDALSTFAADVDTASYTVARRYLQQGQLPPTSAVRVEEFVNYFKFRYAPPTTGAFSVHLEGAPSPFNPRRHFLRVGVQGKVVSRSQRKPAHLVFLVDTSGSMQSEDKLPLAREAMKIAVKNLNENDTVAIVTYAGSTRDVLPPTPATDVQRIYSAIDTLSAGGGTAMGSGMQMAYGHAVKKAAGGVVSRVVVLTDGDANIGPNLGADAMLESVHKYVAEGVTLTTVGFGMGNYRDDMMEKLADKGNGNSFYVDSLKEARKVFETQLTGTLEVIAKDVKFQVEFNPKSVSRYRLLGYENRDIADKDFRDDKVDAGEIGAGHNVTALYEVELTGAAQELATVRIRAKAPNGTEAAEQSFPLTRAQVHTSLDEASPDFRFALAVAATADILRAAPAAEGWSLGTTQKLAEGSANGDADRTEFVRLVTQARALSGASARGN, encoded by the coding sequence ATGTCCTCGACCTTCCAGAAGCGCCGCGCGACCCGATGGGGCTGCGCCATCCTAGCCGCCAGTCTGCTGTCCTCCTGCTCCTCGCAGCTCGCCCCCGTCGAGTCGAAGACCGCGCCGCGGGTGAGCAATGGCAGCCTCTCCAGCACCGGCCCTGCCACACCGAAGCCGGAGGGTGCGAGCGCCGAAGCGGACGATGCCCCTCAGGCCACAGGCGCCATCGCACAACCCTCGACGCCCCCGCCGCCTCCCGCGCCGAAAGACGTGGCCCCCGCAGCCGAGGCGGTCATGGTGATGCGTTCAAGCGGCGCTCCTGCCCCTTCGGCGGCTCGCCGTGAGGCGCCCTCCAAGAAGGTCCCCGCGTCCGAGAAGTTCATGCAGGACAAGGACGGCGACGCGCGCGCCTCCGCGGGCGGCAACACGTTCGAGGCGTACAAGCCCAACGCCTTCACGGAGACCGCGAAGGACGCGCTGTCCACCTTCGCCGCGGACGTGGACACCGCCTCGTACACGGTGGCGCGGCGCTACCTGCAGCAGGGCCAACTTCCTCCCACCAGCGCCGTGCGCGTGGAGGAGTTCGTCAACTACTTCAAGTTCCGCTACGCCCCGCCCACCACCGGCGCCTTCTCGGTGCATCTGGAGGGCGCGCCCTCGCCGTTCAATCCGCGCCGCCACTTCCTGCGCGTGGGTGTGCAGGGCAAGGTCGTCTCGCGCTCGCAGCGCAAGCCCGCGCACCTCGTCTTCCTCGTGGACACCAGCGGCTCCATGCAGTCCGAGGACAAGCTGCCCCTGGCGCGCGAGGCGATGAAGATCGCCGTGAAGAACCTCAACGAGAACGACACGGTGGCCATCGTCACCTACGCGGGCTCCACGCGGGATGTGCTGCCCCCCACGCCGGCCACGGACGTCCAGCGCATCTACTCCGCCATCGACACGCTGTCGGCGGGCGGTGGCACCGCGATGGGCTCGGGCATGCAGATGGCCTATGGGCACGCGGTGAAGAAGGCCGCGGGCGGCGTGGTGTCTCGCGTCGTCGTGCTCACCGACGGTGACGCCAACATCGGCCCCAACCTGGGCGCCGATGCCATGCTGGAGAGCGTCCACAAGTACGTGGCCGAGGGCGTCACCCTCACCACGGTCGGCTTCGGCATGGGCAACTACCGCGACGACATGATGGAGAAGCTGGCGGACAAGGGCAACGGCAACAGCTTCTACGTGGACAGCCTCAAGGAAGCGCGCAAGGTCTTCGAGACGCAGCTCACCGGCACGCTGGAGGTCATCGCCAAGGACGTGAAGTTCCAGGTGGAGTTCAACCCGAAGTCGGTGAGCCGCTACCGCCTGCTCGGCTACGAGAACCGGGACATCGCGGACAAGGACTTCCGCGACGACAAGGTGGACGCCGGCGAGATTGGCGCGGGCCACAACGTCACCGCCCTCTACGAGGTCGAGCTGACGGGCGCGGCCCAGGAGCTGGCCACGGTGCGCATCCGGGCCAAGGCGCCCAACGGCACCGAGGCCGCCGAGCAGTCCTTCCCGCTCACCCGTGCGCAGGTGCACACCTCGCTGGATGAGGCCTCGCCGGACTTCCGCTTCGCGCTCGCCGTGGCCGCCACCGCGGACATCCTCCGCGCCGCGCCCGCCGCCGAGGGCTGGAGCCTGGGCACCACGCAGAAGCTGGCCGAGGGGTCCGCCAACGGTGACGCGGATCGCACCGAGTTCGTTCGATTGGTGACACAAGCCCGCGCGCTCTCTGGCGCCTCGGCGCGCGGCAACTGA